CGCGGGCACCCCGAGAAGCTCGGTTTTCGCCCGGTTCGAGTACACCACGAGCCCGCGGTCGAAGTACGCGGAGCTTCCGGCCACGCGGGTGATGCGGTGGGCGATCAGCCCGCCGGTACAGGACTCGACCACCGCCAACGGGCCCCCGCCGGCGGACAGGAATCGACCGAGGCGGACCTCTGGAAGATCGGACGGCACGGCGCGGCTCCCACAGGTTGGCAACGACAGTGGGCCGAAGAACCGTTTCGGAGGGGCGTGGCAGGAACCCGCGGGCGCCGGGCCTCAGAGAAGGCCCCAGCGGCCCAGGGCCTCCAGGATCGCCCGCGTGACCAGGCCCGCGGCCACGTCGTCGAGGAGGATGCCCCATCCCCCCCCGATGCGGCGGTCGAACCACCGGATCGGGGGGGGCTTGAGTATATCAAAGGCCCGGAAGCACACAAAGCCGGCCGCAAGCACGAGCGGGGACGGAGCGAGGCCCAGCACGGCCACCCAGTACCCCATGACCTCGTCCAGCACCACCCAGGGCGGGTCGTGGACGCCGGCCCGACGTGCCGCCCGGCCGCACACGGCCGCGGCCACCGGCAGGCATGCGAGGAACAGGCCGACTTGGGCAGGCCAAGGGAGCCGGCCCAGGGCCCACACCAGGGGAACCGCCCCCAGGGTGGCCCAGGTGCCGGGCGCCCGGGGGAGCCGGCCCAGGCCCAGGCCCGACGCGGCCAGGGTCCAGAGGTCCATGGGCTACGGCTTTCGGTTGGGCTCGGAGTGGGCCGCCAGGAACGCCCTGACGCACTCGGGGTCGAACTGGGTTCCGGCGCACCGGTCCAGTTCGGCCACGGCCACGTCGTGGCTGAGCCCCCGGCGGTAGGCCCGGTCGCTGGTCATGGCATCGTAGGTGTCGGCCACGGCCATCACCCGGGAGGCCAGGGGGATCTCCTCGCCGGCCAGGCCCTCGGGGTAGCCCTCGCCGTCGAACCGCTCGTGGTGATGGTACACGATCGGTACCACCTCCCGCAGAAACGAGATCGGCTCCAGGATCCGCCGGCCCATGGCCGGGTGGCTCTTGATGATCTCGTACTCCTCCGGCGTCAGCCGGCCGGGCTTGTTCAGGATGGAGCTCGAGATCCCGATCTTCCCGATGTCGTGCAGCAGGCCGGCCTGTCGTAGGGTCTCGCAGAAATCCGGGTCGAGGCCCATCTGCCGGGCCGTGGCCACGGCCAGCCGGGTCACGTTCTCGGAGTGGCCGTGGGTGTAGGCGTCCTTGGTCTCCAGCGCCAGTGCCAGGCCCTGGATCGTCTCGCGGAAGGTGCTCTCCAGGTCGGCGTAGAGGAGGGCGTTCTCCAAGCTGGCCGTGGCCCGGTCCCCCAGGACCACCAGCGCCTTCTCGTCCCGGGGCCGGAACGGATCCCGCTTGCGTCGGGAGTAAGCGTTGAGCAGCCCCAGCGTCTGGCCCCCCCGGCGCAGGGGGACCGCCAGCAGGGTGCCGACCCGGCCCCGGGCCTCGTTCGAGAGGAGCTCCTGGAGCCTTTCCCCCTGGAGCCGGAGGTGGGGCAGGCCATTGACCAGGGCCTCGATCCGATCCGGCGCGGCGAGCAGCGCGGGCGTCTCGCCCTCCGGCCCCAGCCCGATCCGGCGGGTGAACCCGTCGGCCTTGGGCGGCCGGAACCACAGCTCCACGGCGTCGGCCCCCACCTCCCGGCAGGCCGCCTCCACCACGATGCGGAGCACCTCGTCCAGAGACAGGCTCGACGAGACCGCCTCGCTCAGCTTCAGAAGGGCGATCTGCTCCCGCAGGTGAAGGTTCTCGGCCTCGAGCCGGATCTTCTCCATGGCCCGCTCCACCACCTGGAGGAGCTCCCCCACCTTGAAGGGCTTCAGGATGTAGTCGTACGCCCCGATCTTCAGGGCCTCGATCGCGGTCTCCACCGTGGCGAACCCGGTCATCATGATCACGATGGACGGATGCTCGGCCCGGCGGATCTCCCGCAGCAGCTCCAGGCCGCCCATCCGGGGCATCTTCAGGTCGATGATGACCACGTCGTACGGATCCTCCTGGGCGCGCTCCCATGCCTCGTCCCCGTCGGACGCCACGTCCACCGCGTAGCCCTGCTCCTCGAGGATGTCAGCCAGCACGCCGGTGATGTCGTCTTCGTCGTCCACCACCAGGACCCGGGGGGGATCGGGTGGGGTTCGCGTGGATGCTTCCATGTCGGCTGAGCTCCCGGGGCGGTTGCCCCTCAGGGGGATGCTGGATCTTCGGTCGTCTCGGCCTCGTCGCCTTGGGTGCGGAACACCGGCAGGCGCACCCGGGCCCGGGTGCCCCGGGGGGATCGGGGCTCCAGGAGCAGCTCGCCCCCGTGCCGCCGCACGATGCCCAGGGCCACGAACAGGCCCAGGCCGGTTCCCTTGCCCGGCGGTTTCGTGGTGAAGAACGGCTCGAAGATCCGGTCCCGGTCCTCGGGCCGGATCCCCGGCCCGTCGTCCTCCACCTCGAACCACACCCCGTGCGCGTCGGCCCCGGTGCGGGCCACGACGGTGCCCTTGCCGGCCACCGCGTCCCGGGCGTTCGTGAGCAGGTTCAGCATAACCTGCTCCAGCTCCTCGTGGTTTCCCAGGACCCGGGGGAGGTCGGGCGCCAGGTCCTCGACCAGGTGGACCCCGTCCCGGGTGAGGTCGTACCGGGCGAACGACAGGGCCCCGTGGACCACTTGGTTGAGGTCGATCGGGTAGAGCCCGTCGTCGCGCGGGCGTACGAAGCTCATGAGGTTGCGCACGAGCCGGTGGATGCGGTCCACCCCCTGGCGGATCCTGCGGGCGCCCTCCACGTCCCGGGGCGTCTGGAGCCGCATCTCCAGCAGCTGGGCGTAGGAGGAGACCGCGGTCAGGGGGTTGTTGATCTCGTGGGCGATGCCGGCCGCGACCTGGCCCAGGGTGATCAGCTTCTCGTGCCGCTCCACGGCCCGGGCCAGCTCCCGCTCCCGCGTGACGTCGCGGGCGTACGCCACGGCCGCCGTGATGCGGCCCTCGGGGTCCACCAACGGGCAGGCCCGGAACATGAACAGCCGCCCGCCCCGCCGGATCTCCCGTTCCGCCACCGTGCCGTCCCCCCGCTCGAACACCTCGGGCACGGGGCACTCGCCGCAAGGTGCGGGGTCTGCGTGGAGCACCTCGTGGCAGGGTCTGCCGATCAGCTCCCGGGGGTGCACCCCGGCCAACCGGGCCAGGGCCCGGTTGGCCCGGCGGATCCGAAACTTCCGATCCACGATGGCAATGGTGTCGGGGATGGCGTCGAAGGTGCGCTCCCACTCGTCCTTGCCCACGCTGAGGGCTTGGTACAGCCGGCTTCGGCGCAGGGCTTCCTGCCCCTGGGCCACGAACAGCTCGACCAAACCCTTCTCGCGGGGCCCGAACGTGCGGCCTTCGGGAGCCCGCACCCACAGGTGGCACGAGCCCGGCTCGGGATCTCCCACGGGGAGGCGGGCCTCCACCCAGGCGCCGGGGTCCGGCTCGAACGAGGGGCCGGCGTTGCCGGGCCGAAACCCGCTGCGCGCACCCGGCAACACGGTGCCGAGGGCCTGGGCCAGATGGTCCCGGATCTCCTGGGGCACCTGGCTGCGTACGAACACCCTTTGGGCCTCGACCAGGGCGTGGAGGCAGCGGGTGTGTTCCTCGAGCTCGTCGTAGAGCTCCCTGAGGTTCTCCTGGCTGGCCTGGAGCTGGGCCATGTAGGCCGCCAGCTGGGCCCCGCTCGCCTCCTGTTGCTCCCGCAGCAGCTGGCGCAGCCGCACCCGTTCGGCCAGGCCCCGGAGGCGGGCTCCCCGCAGGAGGGGAGGCTCCGACGGGTCGAGCACCTCGTGGGCCCCGGCGGCCAGCGCGGCGGCGGTATGGGGAGCGCCCGATCGGCCCACGGCCACCACCAGCGCCTCGGGGTAACGGGCACAGGCCTCCCGCACCCGCTCGCGCACCGCCGGCCCGTGCTCGGTCACCAGCACCAGCGAAGGGGAGGGGCCCTCCCCGGCGAAGTCCGCCGCCGCGAGATCCGCGAGAAGATCCTCGCACGGCGGTCCGACCCATTCAAACGAAAGGTTCTCGGGGGTGAGGGGCATGGCGGTAGGCGCAACTCCGTTGACCGAAACCGGGGCCCGCGGCTAGTCTGGCGATGGCCGGGACACCGAAAAAAACATCATATCCAGAAATCGGCAGGAGATTCCAACAACATGAGTTTTCCCGATCCGGCCCCGGCGCGGCCGGTGGTGCCGGCGAACGCCCGATGGGCCGCGCAGGCGCGGGACGTGCTGGAGCGGGCCGGCCTGCGGGTGGACGCCTGGCCCGCCGCGCCGCGCACGGCCCTCGATGCGGCGGTGGGGGCGAGCCCCGAGGTGGCACGGTGGCTGGCCCGCACCCCGGCCTTGGCCGAGCGCCTGCTCGAGGAGGATCTCGGCAAGGTCCTGGGCGTGGACGACTACCGTCGTCGGCTGCGGCCTCGGCTGGGAACGACCCCCCACCCGGAGGTGGAGCTTCGGAGGGCCCGGGCCCGGGAGATGCTGCGCATCGTGGCGCGGGAGGCCGCCGGCCTGGCCCCGGTGGAGGAGACGGCCGGCGAGGTGAGCGCGTTCGCCGAGGCCGCGGTGGAGGCCGCCCTGGAACGGGCCTGGGTCGAGGCGGGCGGGGCCGAGGGGCCGCCGTCGTCCGTGGTGGTGCTGGGGATGGGGAAGCTGGGGGGCAGGGAGCTGAACCTCAGCTCCGACGTGGATCTGGTGTTCCTTTACGACGGCCGGGAGACGCGGGGAGGGGAGTCTGCCGAGGCGTTTTTCACCCGGGTGGTGGGCCGGGTGGTGGAGTTGCTGGGAAGGGTCACCCCCGAGGGGTGGGTGTTCCGGGTGGATCTGGGCCTGCGGCCGGAGGGACGCAGCGGGGCCGCGGCCCACTCGGTGGAGAACGCGGTCCTCTACTACCAGTCGTGGGGCCAGACGTGGGAGCGGGCGGCACTGATGCGGGCCCGGCCCGTGGCGGGCAACCGGGCGTTGGGCGAGGCGTTTCTGCGGGAGGTGGAGCCGTTCGTGTACCGCCGGAGCCTCGACTACACCACCGTGGAGGACCTCAAGGAGATGAAGGCCCGGATCGACCAGAGCGCAGCCCGGCGGTTCGGGGGCCAGCAGGACCTCAAGCTGGGCCGGGGCGGGATCCGGGAGGTGGAGTTCTTCGTCCAGACCTTCCAGCTGATCCACGGCGGGCGCACCCCGGCGGTGCGCACCGCGAACACCCTGGAGGCCCTGGCCCGATTGGCCGGGGCCGGTGTGATCTCCGCGGAGACCGCGACCCGGCTGGGGGGATGCTACCGCTTCCTCCGGAGCCTAGAGCACGCGGTGCAGGCCCTGCGGTTCCGGCAGACCCACCGGCTTCCCAGCTCCCACGAGGAGCTTGAGACGGTGGCCCGTCGGATGGGGTTCGGGGGGGAAGAGCCCGTGGCCGCCCTCATGGAGGCGCTCGAGGAGGTCCGGACCGAGGTCCACGGCGAGTACGGCCGTCTGATGCACGGGGCCGACCGGGAGTGGGGGGGAAGCGACGACGCCGAGGCCCGCGCCTTGCTCGGCCTGACCGGTCGGGAGGAGGCCCTGCCCCGGCTCCAGGCGGCAGGGTTTCGCAATCCGACGCGGGCCTGGGAGGGGCTGGAGCGGCTCCGGGGCACGGGGGCGAAGGCCCCTCCCTCTCCCCGCAGCCGGCGCATCCTGGGTCGGATCGGGCCCCGGTTGCTGGGAGAGGTGCGGCGGTGCCCGGACCCGGACCGGGCCCTGGAGTACCTGGCGGAGTTCCTGGCCGGCTCGGGGGCCCGCTCGTCGTACCTGGCGCTTCTGGAGGAGAACCCGGCCACGGCGCGTCTGCTGGTGCAGCTGTTCGGCACGAGCCAGTTCCTGTCGCGGTACCTGGTGTCCCACCCGGAGCTCTTGGACGAGCTGGTGCTGGGCCCCGGCGCCGCCACCGAGCTGTCCCTGGAGGAGCTCTCGGCCGAGCTGGACGAGGCCCTGGCCGGCCAGGAGGACGACGAGGCCGTTCTGGACGTGCTGCGCCGGTTCCGCAACGCCCAGTTCCTGCGGATCGCGCTGCACGACCTCTGGGGGGGGCTGGCGCCGGAGCAGGTGACCCGGCAGATCACCCGGGTGGCCGAGGCGTGCCTGGGAGCGGCCCTGGCCCACGCCGAGTCGAGGCTGCGGGAGCGCCACGGGGAGCCCCGGCTTCCCGACGGCCGGCCCGCCCGGTTCGCGGTGCTCGGCATGGGGAAGCTGGGGGGGGAGGAGATCGACTACCACTCGGACCTGGACGTGATCTTCGTGTACGAGGGGGCGGGCGAGACGACCGGCGGGGCGGGGAGAGCGTTGGGCAACGCCGAGTACTTCGCCCGGGTCGCCCAGCGGCTGATCAGCGCCCTGGCCACCCGGACCCGGGAGGGAGTGGCCTTCCGGATGGACGCCCGACTGCGGCCGTCGGGAAACGCCGGTCCCCTGGTGGCCTCCCTGGAGGCGTTCGCGGCCTACCATCGCGAGCAGAGCCAGACCTGGGAGAGACAGGCCCTGATCCGGCTGCGGCCGGTGGCGGGGGACGGGGTTCTGGGGCAGCGGGTCCGGGCGGTGGCGGACGAGGTGCTCTATGGCGGTCCACCGGTCCAGGACCCGCGACCCGAGATCGCGGCCATGCGGGAGCGGATCGAGCGCGAGGTGGCCCGGGAAGAGCGGGGTCGCCTGGACCTGAAGGCGGGCCCCGGGGGGCTGGTGGACGTGGAGTTCGGGGTGCAGGCCCTGCAGTTGCTGCACGGCTGGCGCATCGAGGCGGCCCGCAGCCCCGCCACCCTGACGGCCCTGGGGGCGCTGCGGGCCGGCGGGGCCCTGGGCGGGGCCGACGGCTCGATCTGGGAGGAGGGGTATCGGTACCTTCGCCGGGTGGAGGCGCGGCTCCGGATCCTCTCGGAGCGGCCCACCGACGTGTTGCCTAGCTCGCCGGAGCGGATGGCGGAGCTGGCCCGGGGCTTGGGGTATCCGGATCCCCGGTCCTTGGAGCGGGAGGTAGCTGAGTGGCGAACCCGGATCCGGGGGGTATACGAAAGGGTCATGGGTGCCGATGGGTAGGGAGGAGCCGGCGACCGGATGGGCGCGCCTGCTCCCGGCCGCGCCGAAGCCGGGCATTGATACCAAGTTGCCATCCATCGGATACGTACCCGGGGGTGGGGCAAGGGACCTGCCTCCGGCCGGGCGCGAAGGCAGACATTGAGATTCGCCGCGCAGGCACGGGGTGGGGGAACTGGCTTCATGGCAACCCGTTGGAATCCGCACCCTCTCGCAGTCCAGACGTCGGAGGCGCTGCGCGGCGAGCCAAGGGGCCGCGCCCGGCTCTCCGGCAGGTCCCTTGCCCTTCTGAGCAGGGGGGCCATAGCTTTGAATGCAACTTGGTATGAGACCCCATGCCCCCCAGACCATGAGGTGGAGGCGAAGAGGCATGGTAATGCCTAGAACGCAGGGGAATCCGGGATGTTTTCAAGCCTCCCAGCGTCCTAGCGGAAGTTATCTGGAAGTCTCTCAGGCCCCTGCGGAGCCGGGCACCGGGGAAGGGTACCTCTCGTCGGTCCGGGGCGTTGCCGCGAGGGGGCAAGGGGCCTGGTTCCGGCCGTGCGTGAGTGCAGAATCCGGCTCACGCTGCATCCGGCGCCCAGCCCGGGTTGCAAAGGTTCAGTGGCGGATCGATCTGCGCGAACGTTTTCAGGGTCCCTGGGGGAGGCGAGCATCGGCTGAGCACCGGATGCAGCGACTGTAGGAGCCACGCCCAGCGCTCCACCAGGCCCCTTGCCCCCCGGCTCCGGTGTCGAGACGAGCTTTCGACCGACGACCAACGACTGACGACCAACGACCGAAGTTGCTGGGAAGGGGCGACACATGCGGAAACGAGTGCTCATCGTGGACGACGATCCGGGCACCCGGGAGCTCCTGATCGAGATGGTGGCCGATCTCGAAGGGGTCGAGGTGGACACGGTGACCGCTTCCACGGACGAGGAGGGATACCAGCGGTTCCTGGAGGTGGGGCCGGACCTGGTGCTCCTGGACCTCCTGCTTCCGCGCAAAGGAGGCATGGCGCTCCTCCGCCGCATCCGGGAGCTGCGCGGCGGGCGGGAGGCGGCGGTCATCGTGATGAGTGCGGTGTTCCGGGAAGGGGACGCGCGCACGGAGGCCGTGGGGGAGCTGGGTGCTTTGGATTTCTTCCGGAAGCCGTTCCATCTGCCCACGGTGAGGACCCGGTTGCGGCAGGTGCTGATTCCGCCGGAAGGGCAGACCCAGGTGGAACCCCTGTTCGGCGGCGCAAAGGCGCCGGCCCGGGACGGGAGCCTGGCGGCGGTGGAGTTGCCGGTGGTCCTGCGCAACCTCGGCCGGGCGGACCGGACGGTGTGCCTCGACCTGAGGGCGGGCCGCGTCCGGAAGACTCTGTTCTTCCGGGACGGCAGGGTGGTGTTCGCGTTGTCGAACCGCCTGACCGACACCCTGAGCCGATTCCTCCTGGCCGAAGGGGTGATCGACGAGGACACCTACCGGGACGGCCTGGTGGCCATGAAGGAGCAGGGGCGCCGGATGGGGGAGTACCTGGTGGCGGAGGGCGTGCTGCACCCCGACGCGCTCCACAGCGCCCTCCGGCAGAACCTGTGGCAGAAATGCCTCGACGTGTTTTCGTGGACAGAAGGGGAGTTCCGGATCGGCCCGTTCCGGCCTCCACCCGCCGAGATCCCGGGCCCGCCGTTCGAGGTGGATCGTCTGGTGTGGGAGGGGGTCCTGGAGGTGTACCCCTTCGATCGGATCACGGCCGCCCTGGCCCCCTACGAAACCCTGCCCATGGGGCTGCGGGGAGACCTGTTCGACCTGGCCGCCCGGGTCAGCCTGGAGCGCGACCACCTGCAGTTCCTCCACCTGGTGCGCCGCCGCAGCGGGGAGACCCTTGGGCGGATCCTTGCGGACGCCCAGGGGGAGAACGAGGTCCGGATCCTGTACTATCTGCTCGTCTACGGCTACCTGGGAGTGGCGGAGGCCGGGGGAGGGGGGCTGGACCTGACCGAGTTCGAACGGGTCCGGCGGGCCCGGAAGGAGCTCGATGCCCTGCGGCGGCGAAACTACTTCCAGGTGTTGGGGGTGGGGATCACCGACAACGACGAGGCGGTTCGGCGGGCCTACCTGCAAAAGGCCAAGGACTACCACCCCGACGTGCTGTCGCCGGGGGAGCCCCAGGCCCTGCGGGGAATCTACGGCGAGATCTTCCGGCTGATCCAGACCGCGTACGACGCCATCAAGACCGAGGCCCGGCGGGAGGAGTACCTGCGATTCCTGCAGGGGGGGGAGGCCGAGGCCAAGGACGCATCCGACATCCTCGCCGCCGAGGGCCGGTTCCAGGAGGGGCGCCTCCTCCTGCGTCGCAGGCAGTGGGACGAGGCGGCCCGGGCCTTCGAGGAAGCCCTATCCGTGAACCCGGACGAGGGGGAGTACGTGCTTCATCTCGGGCTCGCCCGGCTGCGCCAGGCCGTGTCGGGCCGGGAGGGAGCCCTGGCCGAGGCGAAGGACCTGTTCCGCCGGGCCGCCGAGTTGCTGCCCGGGGCGCCGGAGCCGTGGTTTCGGCTGGGCCGCCTGGCGGCCCTGGAGGGGAGACAGGACGAGGCGCGCCGGTGCTTCCAGGAGACCCTGCGGCGGGATCCCCGCCACACCGACGCCCTGCGGGAGCTCCGACGGATGGACCAGGCGGCGGAGAAACGTCGGGGGAAAGGACTCGTGAACCTGTTCCGGAGGAACTCGAAATGAAGCAGCAGGCTCGGGCCGCGATGCGGTGGGTGTGGGGGGCGGCGGTGGTGTGCCTCGTCGGGGGGGGGATGGGAGGCGCCGCGGCCGCGGCCGGGCCCCGGCTGGGGCTCGCCTACACGGCCGGGGTGCGTGGCGAGATCGAACCCTGCGGGTGAAAGAGCGGCCGGTTCGGGGGTCTGGCCCGAAGAGCCGCCAAGATCAAGGACCTGCGGGAAACGCTGGATCTGCTGTACCTGGACGGGGGGGACGCCCTGTTCCGGACCTTCCCGGTGCCCGACGGGCAGGCCGGTCGCCCGCTGCGGGAGCGGGCGGCCCTGATCGCGCGGGTGATGGTGTACGCCGGGGTGGCCGCCGCGAACGTCGGCCGCCTCGATCTGGCCGCGGGCCTCGGATTTCTGGAGGCCCTGGCCGCCGGCGAAGGGGTGCCCTGGATTGCGGCGAACCTGGAGACCCGGGACGGCCGGCGGCCGTTCCCTGCCTGGCGGAAGGTCCGCTGGGGGGGGCTGCGGGTGGGGGTGGTGGGGGTGACCCGGCCCGAGCCCGAACAGGACCGGCGACTGGGCATCCGGGTGGCCGATCCGGTCGAGACCCTGGCCAGGGTGCTTCCGGAGATCTGGGCCCAGGACGTGGACGCGGTGGTGCTCCTGTCGAACCTGGGGCTCGAACGGGAGAAGGAGCTGGCCCGGCGGTTCCCCCGGATCCGGCTGATCGTGGGGGGCGGGACCTATCCGTATCTGCCCGAGCCGCCGGTGGTGGGGGGCACGGTGATCCTCCACGCCGGCGACCGGGGCCGGTTCCTGGGTGTGCTGGAGACCGATGCCGCGAGCCTGCGGGAGCGGTCCGCCCCGGTGAACCGCGGTCAAGAGGGGGTGTGGAAGGCGCGGCTGGCCTCGGCCGAGGCCCGGCTCCGCAAGGCTCCCCCCGACACGGCCCGGGCCGTGCTCAACGCGTGGAACCGCCAGGCCGCGGCCGCCCGGGCCACCCTGGAGCGCATCCGCACCTCGAAGGTCTGGTTCACCCACCGGATCGTGCCGCTCTCGCCCGACGTGGCCGAGATCCCGGAGGTGGCCTCCTGGGTGCGGCGGGTGACGGGCCGCCCCCAGCCGCCGACTGGCACCCGCCCGCGCCGAGTGCCGGCCACGCACACCGGCTCGGCCGGGTGCCGGGGGTGTCACCCCAAGGTGTACCGATGGTGGGTGTCCACCCGCCACGCCCGGGCCTACACCCCCCTCAGGGGAAAGAGGCCCGACCCCCGGTGTCTGGGGTGCCACGCCACCCGCGTGGTGCGGGGCACGGGGGCATCCACCGAACCCGCCGTGGGGTGCGAGGCGTGCCACGGCCCGGGTGCGAAGCACCGGGGGGCCGGGAACATCGTGGGGGTGCCGCCACCTGCGACCTGCCGGCGCTGCCACCGCGGGTACCACCCGAACGAGGCCTTCGACGAGAAGGCGGCGAGGGCGAAAATCCGCTGCCCAAAAGGCTAGAAGGCTGGAAGGCTAGGAAGCCAGGGAGCCGAAAGGAGAGAACGAACCGATTCGGCCGCTCTGGACGGCGGTCACCCCCCGGCTTTCGTCGGAGGGGAGGCCGCCACGATCCGCTCGACGATGCCGGTGGTGGACTTGCCCGGCACGAACGGGATGGTGACCACGCGGCCGCCGTGGGATTCCACCACGTCCCGGCCCACGATCCGGTCGGGGGCCCAGTCCCCCCCCTTCACGAGCACGTCCGGCCGCACGGCCTCGATCAGGCGCAGCGGGGTGTCCTCGTCGAACACCGTGACGAAGTCCACGCTCTCCAGAGCGGCGAGCACCGTGGCCCGTTCGTCCTGGGTGCAGATCGGGCGGCGGGGTCCTTTGAGCCTGCGCACGCTCTCGTCGCTGTTCAGCCCCACCACCAGACAGTCCCCCAGGGCCCGGGC
This is a stretch of genomic DNA from Deferrisoma camini S3R1. It encodes these proteins:
- a CDS encoding phosphatidylglycerophosphatase A family protein, with product MDLWTLAASGLGLGRLPRAPGTWATLGAVPLVWALGRLPWPAQVGLFLACLPVAAAVCGRAARRAGVHDPPWVVLDEVMGYWVAVLGLAPSPLVLAAGFVCFRAFDILKPPPIRWFDRRIGGGWGILLDDVAAGLVTRAILEALGRWGLL
- a CDS encoding HD domain-containing phosphohydrolase, producing MEASTRTPPDPPRVLVVDDEDDITGVLADILEEQGYAVDVASDGDEAWERAQEDPYDVVIIDLKMPRMGGLELLREIRRAEHPSIVIMMTGFATVETAIEALKIGAYDYILKPFKVGELLQVVERAMEKIRLEAENLHLREQIALLKLSEAVSSSLSLDEVLRIVVEAACREVGADAVELWFRPPKADGFTRRIGLGPEGETPALLAAPDRIEALVNGLPHLRLQGERLQELLSNEARGRVGTLLAVPLRRGGQTLGLLNAYSRRKRDPFRPRDEKALVVLGDRATASLENALLYADLESTFRETIQGLALALETKDAYTHGHSENVTRLAVATARQMGLDPDFCETLRQAGLLHDIGKIGISSSILNKPGRLTPEEYEIIKSHPAMGRRILEPISFLREVVPIVYHHHERFDGEGYPEGLAGEEIPLASRVMAVADTYDAMTSDRAYRRGLSHDVAVAELDRCAGTQFDPECVRAFLAAHSEPNRKP
- a CDS encoding ATP-binding protein, encoding MPLTPENLSFEWVGPPCEDLLADLAAADFAGEGPSPSLVLVTEHGPAVRERVREACARYPEALVVAVGRSGAPHTAAALAAGAHEVLDPSEPPLLRGARLRGLAERVRLRQLLREQQEASGAQLAAYMAQLQASQENLRELYDELEEHTRCLHALVEAQRVFVRSQVPQEIRDHLAQALGTVLPGARSGFRPGNAGPSFEPDPGAWVEARLPVGDPEPGSCHLWVRAPEGRTFGPREKGLVELFVAQGQEALRRSRLYQALSVGKDEWERTFDAIPDTIAIVDRKFRIRRANRALARLAGVHPRELIGRPCHEVLHADPAPCGECPVPEVFERGDGTVAEREIRRGGRLFMFRACPLVDPEGRITAAVAYARDVTRERELARAVERHEKLITLGQVAAGIAHEINNPLTAVSSYAQLLEMRLQTPRDVEGARRIRQGVDRIHRLVRNLMSFVRPRDDGLYPIDLNQVVHGALSFARYDLTRDGVHLVEDLAPDLPRVLGNHEELEQVMLNLLTNARDAVAGKGTVVARTGADAHGVWFEVEDDGPGIRPEDRDRIFEPFFTTKPPGKGTGLGLFVALGIVRRHGGELLLEPRSPRGTRARVRLPVFRTQGDEAETTEDPASP
- the glnE gene encoding bifunctional [glutamate--ammonia ligase]-adenylyl-L-tyrosine phosphorylase/[glutamate--ammonia-ligase] adenylyltransferase, with the protein product MSFPDPAPARPVVPANARWAAQARDVLERAGLRVDAWPAAPRTALDAAVGASPEVARWLARTPALAERLLEEDLGKVLGVDDYRRRLRPRLGTTPHPEVELRRARAREMLRIVAREAAGLAPVEETAGEVSAFAEAAVEAALERAWVEAGGAEGPPSSVVVLGMGKLGGRELNLSSDVDLVFLYDGRETRGGESAEAFFTRVVGRVVELLGRVTPEGWVFRVDLGLRPEGRSGAAAHSVENAVLYYQSWGQTWERAALMRARPVAGNRALGEAFLREVEPFVYRRSLDYTTVEDLKEMKARIDQSAARRFGGQQDLKLGRGGIREVEFFVQTFQLIHGGRTPAVRTANTLEALARLAGAGVISAETATRLGGCYRFLRSLEHAVQALRFRQTHRLPSSHEELETVARRMGFGGEEPVAALMEALEEVRTEVHGEYGRLMHGADREWGGSDDAEARALLGLTGREEALPRLQAAGFRNPTRAWEGLERLRGTGAKAPPSPRSRRILGRIGPRLLGEVRRCPDPDRALEYLAEFLAGSGARSSYLALLEENPATARLLVQLFGTSQFLSRYLVSHPELLDELVLGPGAATELSLEELSAELDEALAGQEDDEAVLDVLRRFRNAQFLRIALHDLWGGLAPEQVTRQITRVAEACLGAALAHAESRLRERHGEPRLPDGRPARFAVLGMGKLGGEEIDYHSDLDVIFVYEGAGETTGGAGRALGNAEYFARVAQRLISALATRTREGVAFRMDARLRPSGNAGPLVASLEAFAAYHREQSQTWERQALIRLRPVAGDGVLGQRVRAVADEVLYGGPPVQDPRPEIAAMRERIEREVAREERGRLDLKAGPGGLVDVEFGVQALQLLHGWRIEAARSPATLTALGALRAGGALGGADGSIWEEGYRYLRRVEARLRILSERPTDVLPSSPERMAELARGLGYPDPRSLEREVAEWRTRIRGVYERVMGADG
- a CDS encoding DUF4388 domain-containing protein, with the protein product MRKRVLIVDDDPGTRELLIEMVADLEGVEVDTVTASTDEEGYQRFLEVGPDLVLLDLLLPRKGGMALLRRIRELRGGREAAVIVMSAVFREGDARTEAVGELGALDFFRKPFHLPTVRTRLRQVLIPPEGQTQVEPLFGGAKAPARDGSLAAVELPVVLRNLGRADRTVCLDLRAGRVRKTLFFRDGRVVFALSNRLTDTLSRFLLAEGVIDEDTYRDGLVAMKEQGRRMGEYLVAEGVLHPDALHSALRQNLWQKCLDVFSWTEGEFRIGPFRPPPAEIPGPPFEVDRLVWEGVLEVYPFDRITAALAPYETLPMGLRGDLFDLAARVSLERDHLQFLHLVRRRSGETLGRILADAQGENEVRILYYLLVYGYLGVAEAGGGGLDLTEFERVRRARKELDALRRRNYFQVLGVGITDNDEAVRRAYLQKAKDYHPDVLSPGEPQALRGIYGEIFRLIQTAYDAIKTEARREEYLRFLQGGEAEAKDASDILAAEGRFQEGRLLLRRRQWDEAARAFEEALSVNPDEGEYVLHLGLARLRQAVSGREGALAEAKDLFRRAAELLPGAPEPWFRLGRLAALEGRQDEARRCFQETLRRDPRHTDALRELRRMDQAAEKRRGKGLVNLFRRNSK
- a CDS encoding multiheme c-type cytochrome, whose translation is MPDGQAGRPLRERAALIARVMVYAGVAAANVGRLDLAAGLGFLEALAAGEGVPWIAANLETRDGRRPFPAWRKVRWGGLRVGVVGVTRPEPEQDRRLGIRVADPVETLARVLPEIWAQDVDAVVLLSNLGLEREKELARRFPRIRLIVGGGTYPYLPEPPVVGGTVILHAGDRGRFLGVLETDAASLRERSAPVNRGQEGVWKARLASAEARLRKAPPDTARAVLNAWNRQAAAARATLERIRTSKVWFTHRIVPLSPDVAEIPEVASWVRRVTGRPQPPTGTRPRRVPATHTGSAGCRGCHPKVYRWWVSTRHARAYTPLRGKRPDPRCLGCHATRVVRGTGASTEPAVGCEACHGPGAKHRGAGNIVGVPPPATCRRCHRGYHPNEAFDEKAARAKIRCPKG
- the rfaE2 gene encoding D-glycero-beta-D-manno-heptose 1-phosphate adenylyltransferase, whose protein sequence is MSAPARSPSAIDRKIVPVARLLVELSNRRRAGHTVVFTNGCFDILHPGHVRYLEAARALGDCLVVGLNSDESVRRLKGPRRPICTQDERATVLAALESVDFVTVFDEDTPLRLIEAVRPDVLVKGGDWAPDRIVGRDVVESHGGRVVTIPFVPGKSTTGIVERIVAASPPTKAGG